In Pseudomonas sp. GCEP-101, one DNA window encodes the following:
- the lptB gene encoding LPS export ABC transporter ATP-binding protein: MATLTAQHLAKSYKSRQVVRDVSMSIDSGQIVGLLGPNGAGKTTCFYMIVGLVRADQGVVRIDEQDVTHLPMHGRARAGIGYLPQEASIFRKLSVADNIGAILETRADLDRAGRQEALEGLLEEFHIHHIRDNLGMSLSGGERRRVEIARALASSPKFILLDEPFAGVDPISVGDIKQIIHHLKAKGIGVLITDHNVRETLDICETAYIVNDGQLIAEGSAESILANDLVKEVYLGHEFRL; the protein is encoded by the coding sequence ATGGCTACGCTAACCGCCCAGCACCTCGCCAAGAGCTACAAGAGCCGGCAAGTCGTCCGCGATGTCAGCATGAGCATCGATAGCGGGCAGATCGTCGGCCTGCTCGGCCCCAACGGAGCGGGCAAGACCACCTGCTTCTACATGATCGTCGGCCTGGTTCGCGCCGATCAGGGCGTCGTGCGCATCGACGAGCAGGATGTCACCCACCTGCCCATGCACGGCCGCGCACGCGCCGGCATCGGCTACCTGCCGCAGGAAGCCTCGATCTTCCGCAAGCTGTCGGTGGCGGACAACATCGGCGCCATCCTGGAAACCCGCGCCGACCTCGATCGCGCCGGCCGCCAGGAAGCCCTGGAGGGCCTGCTCGAGGAGTTCCACATCCACCACATCCGCGACAACCTCGGCATGAGCCTGTCCGGTGGTGAACGCCGCCGCGTGGAAATCGCCCGCGCCCTGGCCAGCTCGCCGAAGTTCATCCTGCTGGACGAACCCTTCGCTGGCGTCGACCCGATCTCCGTGGGCGACATCAAGCAGATCATCCATCACCTCAAGGCCAAGGGCATCGGTGTGCTGATCACCGACCACAACGTCCGCGAGACCCTGGATATCTGCGAAACGGCGTACATCGTCAACGACGGTCAACTGATCGCCGAAGGCAGCGCCGAAAGCATCCTCGCCAACGACCTGGTGAAGGAAGTCTACCTGGGCCACGAGTTCCGCCTGTAA
- a CDS encoding STAS domain-containing protein: MSQGDISERSEGELALVGVLDYSTGPALREKGARLISASKATALRVDCSGVEHSSSVGLSLLLSYTRDARKAGKTLQIAGLPKDMQEIAKVGELLEILPLQH; the protein is encoded by the coding sequence ATGAGCCAGGGCGATATCTCGGAGCGTTCCGAGGGCGAACTGGCCCTGGTCGGCGTGCTGGATTACAGCACCGGCCCCGCGTTGCGCGAGAAGGGCGCCCGGCTGATTTCCGCCAGCAAGGCAACGGCGCTGCGCGTGGATTGCTCCGGGGTGGAACACTCCAGCAGCGTCGGATTGTCGCTGCTGCTGTCCTATACCCGCGATGCGCGCAAGGCCGGCAAGACGCTGCAGATCGCCGGCCTGCCCAAGGACATGCAGGAAATCGCCAAGGTGGGCGAGCTCCTGGAGATCCTGCCGTTACAACATTGA
- the mlaD gene encoding outer membrane lipid asymmetry maintenance protein MlaD, giving the protein MQTRTLEIGVGLFILAGLLALLLLALRVSGLTIGNSGDTYKLYAYFDNIAGVTVRGKVTMAGVTIGKVTAVDLDHDSYRGRVTMEINRQVNNLPDDSTASILTAGLLGEKYIGISVGGDEELLKDGDTIKDTQSALVLEDLIGKFLLNSVNKDDSKK; this is encoded by the coding sequence ATGCAAACCCGCACCCTGGAAATCGGTGTAGGCCTGTTCATTCTGGCCGGCCTGCTGGCCCTGCTGCTGCTGGCCCTGCGTGTCAGCGGACTGACCATCGGCAATTCGGGCGATACCTACAAGCTGTACGCCTATTTCGACAATATCGCCGGTGTCACCGTGCGCGGTAAGGTCACCATGGCGGGCGTCACCATCGGCAAGGTCACCGCGGTGGACCTGGACCATGACAGCTATCGTGGTCGTGTGACCATGGAGATCAACCGTCAGGTCAACAACCTGCCGGACGACTCGACCGCCTCCATCCTGACCGCCGGCCTGCTCGGCGAGAAATACATCGGCATCAGCGTCGGTGGTGATGAAGAGCTGCTCAAGGACGGCGATACCATCAAGGACACCCAGTCGGCACTCGTGCTGGAAGACCTGATCGGCAAGTTCCTGCTGAATTCGGTCAACAAAGACGACTCGAAGAAATGA
- a CDS encoding RNA polymerase factor sigma-54, producing the protein MKPSLVLKMGQQLTMTPQLQQAIRLLQLSTLDLQQEIQEALESNPMLERQEEGEDFDNSDPMADGAESGANGTSSSSQDNFQESTTPTADSLDEDQWAERIPNELPVDTAWEDIYQTSASSLPSNDDDEWDFTSRTSAGESLQSHLLWQLNLLPMSDTDRLIALSIIDGITDDGYLEESLDDILASIDPELGVEMDEVEVVLRRVQQLEPAGVGARNLRECLLLQLRQMPPKTYLLAEAIRLVSDHLDLLGSRDYSQLMRRMKLKEDELRETIELIQSLHPRPGSQIESGEAEYVVPDVIVRKHNDRWLVELNQEAVPRLRVNSQYAGLVRRADSSADNTFMRNQLQEARWFIKSLQSRNETLMKVATQIVEHQRGFLEYGEEAMKPLVLHDIAEAVGMHESTISRVTTQKFMHTPRGIFELKYFFSSHVSTSEGGECSSTAIRAIIKKLVAAESPKKPLSDSKIAGLLEAQGIQVARRTVAKYRESLGISPSSERKRLV; encoded by the coding sequence ATGAAACCATCGCTAGTCCTCAAGATGGGCCAGCAGCTGACGATGACCCCGCAGCTGCAACAGGCCATCCGACTGCTCCAGCTCTCCACGCTGGACCTCCAACAGGAAATCCAGGAAGCCCTGGAGTCCAACCCGATGCTGGAGCGCCAGGAAGAAGGCGAGGATTTCGATAACAGCGACCCCATGGCGGACGGCGCAGAGTCCGGCGCCAACGGTACCAGCAGCAGTTCCCAGGACAACTTCCAGGAAAGCACTACGCCCACCGCCGACAGCCTCGACGAGGACCAGTGGGCCGAGCGCATCCCCAACGAGTTGCCGGTCGACACCGCCTGGGAAGACATCTACCAGACCAGTGCCAGCAGCCTGCCCAGCAACGATGACGACGAGTGGGACTTCACCTCCCGCACCTCCGCCGGCGAAAGCCTGCAGAGCCACCTGCTGTGGCAGCTCAACCTCCTGCCGATGTCCGATACCGACCGCCTGATCGCCCTGAGCATCATCGACGGCATCACGGACGACGGTTACCTCGAAGAATCCCTCGACGACATCCTCGCCTCCATCGATCCCGAATTGGGCGTAGAGATGGATGAAGTGGAAGTCGTGCTGCGCCGCGTGCAACAGCTCGAACCCGCCGGCGTCGGCGCGCGCAACCTGCGCGAATGCCTGCTGCTGCAGCTGCGCCAGATGCCGCCCAAGACCTACCTGCTGGCCGAGGCCATCCGCCTGGTCAGCGACCACCTCGACCTGCTCGGCAGCCGCGACTACAGCCAACTGATGCGACGCATGAAGCTCAAGGAAGACGAGCTGCGCGAAACCATCGAGCTGATCCAGTCGCTGCACCCGCGCCCCGGCTCGCAGATCGAATCCGGCGAAGCCGAATACGTGGTCCCGGACGTCATCGTCCGCAAGCACAACGACCGCTGGCTGGTGGAGCTGAACCAGGAAGCGGTGCCGCGCCTGCGCGTCAACTCGCAATACGCGGGCCTGGTACGCCGCGCCGACTCCAGCGCCGACAACACTTTCATGCGCAACCAGCTACAGGAAGCGCGCTGGTTCATCAAGAGCCTGCAAAGCCGCAACGAGACGCTGATGAAGGTGGCGACGCAGATCGTCGAGCACCAGCGCGGCTTCCTCGAATACGGCGAGGAGGCGATGAAACCGCTGGTCCTGCATGACATCGCCGAAGCGGTGGGCATGCACGAATCGACCATCTCCCGCGTCACCACGCAGAAGTTCATGCACACGCCGCGGGGCATCTTCGAGCTGAAGTACTTCTTCTCCAGCCACGTCAGCACCTCCGAAGGCGGCGAGTGCTCCTCCACGGCGATCCGCGCGATCATCAAGAAACTGGTCGCGGCGGAAAGTCCGAAAAAGCCATTGAGTGACAGCAAGATCGCTGGTTTACTGGAGGCACAGGGCATTCAAGTGGCACGTCGTACCGTCGCCAAGTACCGGGAGTCCCTAGGAATCTCTCCCTCGAGCGAGCGCAAGCGACTGGTGTGA
- a CDS encoding Tgt2/MlaC family protein, giving the protein MLKTLRRGFLVLLAILPLFAQAEQTAQQVVQQTVDSLLSDLKTNKASYKANPQAFYDTLNRILGPVVDSEGIAKGVMTVKYSRQATPEQVKRFEETFKNSLFQFYGNALLEYDNQDIRVLNTGKQEQDRASVNMEVVGSSGAIYPVQYTMVNQGGTWRLRNVIINGINIGKLFRDQFADSMQKNRNDLEATIAGWGQVVAKAKDAAKGQPEGGAE; this is encoded by the coding sequence ATGTTGAAAACCTTGCGCCGTGGCTTCCTGGTTCTGCTCGCGATCCTGCCGCTGTTCGCCCAGGCCGAGCAGACCGCTCAGCAGGTCGTGCAGCAGACCGTCGACAGCCTGCTGTCGGACCTGAAAACCAACAAGGCCAGCTACAAGGCCAATCCCCAGGCGTTCTACGACACCCTGAACCGCATCCTCGGCCCGGTAGTGGACTCCGAGGGCATCGCCAAGGGCGTGATGACCGTCAAGTATTCGCGCCAGGCCACCCCGGAGCAGGTTAAGCGCTTCGAGGAAACCTTCAAGAACAGCCTGTTCCAGTTCTACGGCAACGCGCTGCTGGAATACGACAACCAGGACATCCGCGTGCTGAACACCGGCAAGCAGGAGCAGGACCGCGCTTCGGTGAACATGGAAGTGGTGGGCAGCAGCGGCGCCATCTATCCGGTGCAGTACACCATGGTCAACCAGGGCGGCACCTGGCGCCTGCGTAACGTGATCATCAACGGCATCAACATCGGCAAGCTGTTCCGTGACCAGTTCGCCGATTCCATGCAGAAGAACCGCAATGATCTGGAAGCCACCATCGCCGGGTGGGGCCAGGTAGTCGCCAAGGCCAAGGACGCTGCCAAGGGCCAGCCGGAAGGCGGCGCTGAATGA
- the lptA gene encoding lipopolysaccharide transport periplasmic protein LptA, producing MRLVNTLPLLFSLAAAIGSSAAWALPTDREQPIRVQADSAELDDKQGVAVYRGDVVVTQGSMKLTGNTVTLKQNKDGEIEVVTSVGKPAYFEQKPAPDKQITQAYGLTIQYFVSQNRVVLIDQAKVIQEGNTFEGEKIVYDTQRQIVNAGRATGSQVTTPRPRIDMVIQPKKKQDQAQ from the coding sequence ATGAGGCTCGTTAACACCCTCCCCCTTCTCTTCAGCCTCGCCGCCGCCATCGGCAGCTCTGCCGCCTGGGCGCTTCCCACCGACCGGGAACAGCCGATCCGCGTCCAGGCCGACAGCGCCGAACTGGATGACAAGCAGGGCGTAGCGGTCTATCGCGGCGACGTGGTGGTGACCCAGGGCAGCATGAAGCTGACCGGCAACACCGTCACGCTCAAGCAGAACAAGGATGGCGAGATCGAGGTCGTCACCTCGGTCGGCAAGCCCGCCTACTTCGAGCAGAAGCCGGCGCCGGACAAGCAGATCACCCAGGCCTACGGCCTGACCATCCAGTACTTCGTGTCGCAGAACCGCGTGGTGCTGATCGACCAGGCCAAGGTGATCCAGGAAGGCAACACCTTCGAAGGCGAGAAGATCGTCTATGACACCCAGCGCCAGATCGTCAACGCAGGCCGCGCCACCGGCTCCCAGGTGACCACGCCGCGTCCGCGTATCGACATGGTCATCCAGCCCAAGAAAAAGCAGGATCAAGCGCAGTAA
- a CDS encoding ATP-binding cassette domain-containing protein: MSTNDQYAVELKGLSFKRGTRKIFDNVDIRIPRGKVTGIMGPSGCGKTTLLRLIAAQLRPASGEVWVNGQNLPTLGRSDLFDMRKQFGVLFQSGALFTDLDVFENVAFPLRVHTELPEDMIRDIVLMKLQAVGLRGAVELMPDELSGGMKRRVALARAIALDPQILMYDEPFVGQDPIAMGVLVRLIRLLNDALGITSIVVSHDLAETASIADYIYIVGDGRVLGHGTPADLQGLDDPRVRQFMKGIPDGPVPFHYPARDYRADLLGER, from the coding sequence ATGAGCACCAATGACCAATACGCGGTCGAGCTGAAGGGCCTGAGCTTCAAGCGTGGCACGCGTAAGATTTTCGATAACGTGGACATCCGCATTCCGCGCGGCAAGGTCACCGGGATCATGGGGCCCTCGGGGTGTGGCAAGACCACCCTGCTGCGACTGATCGCCGCCCAACTGCGCCCGGCGAGCGGGGAAGTGTGGGTCAACGGCCAGAATCTCCCCACGCTGGGTCGCAGCGACCTGTTCGACATGCGCAAGCAGTTCGGCGTGCTGTTCCAGAGCGGCGCGCTGTTCACCGACCTCGACGTCTTCGAGAACGTGGCCTTCCCGCTGCGGGTGCACACCGAGCTGCCGGAAGACATGATTCGCGACATCGTCCTGATGAAGCTGCAGGCCGTGGGCCTGCGCGGAGCGGTGGAGCTGATGCCGGACGAGCTGTCCGGCGGCATGAAGCGCCGTGTGGCGCTGGCCCGCGCGATTGCGCTGGACCCGCAGATCCTGATGTACGACGAGCCCTTCGTGGGACAGGACCCGATCGCCATGGGCGTACTGGTGCGCCTGATCCGTCTGCTCAACGATGCCCTGGGCATCACCAGCATCGTGGTCTCCCACGACCTGGCGGAAACCGCGAGCATCGCCGACTACATCTATATCGTCGGCGACGGCCGTGTGCTCGGCCACGGGACGCCGGCGGACCTGCAGGGTCTCGACGATCCGCGGGTGCGCCAGTTCATGAAGGGCATCCCGGATGGCCCGGTGCCGTTCCACTATCCTGCTCGCGATTACCGCGCCGACCTGCTGGGAGAACGTTGA
- the lptC gene encoding LPS export ABC transporter periplasmic protein LptC, giving the protein MPKTLQQKLLLALIAILLIALGYYWNVRLDFNERQLKSQTSDAVDFYVVNAKSVQYRVDGSLAYEMTADKLEHLKATDVTLVTTPDLFFHRENEPQPWHVQSVRAEVAPEGKQVELIDDVRVARTDAQQRTLLLNTSRMTVFPDKDYAQTDQPVKITEPNGVTTAVGMKAYLKDSRMLLLSNVRGQHEAR; this is encoded by the coding sequence ATGCCCAAGACACTCCAACAGAAGCTGTTGCTCGCCCTGATCGCCATCCTGCTGATCGCCCTCGGCTATTACTGGAACGTGCGCCTGGACTTCAACGAGCGGCAACTCAAGTCGCAGACCAGCGACGCTGTCGATTTCTACGTGGTGAACGCCAAGAGCGTGCAGTACCGCGTCGACGGTTCCCTCGCCTACGAGATGACCGCCGACAAACTCGAACACCTGAAAGCAACCGACGTGACCCTGGTCACCACGCCCGACCTCTTCTTCCACCGGGAGAACGAGCCTCAGCCGTGGCATGTCCAGAGCGTTCGCGCCGAAGTGGCCCCCGAAGGCAAGCAGGTCGAGCTGATCGACGACGTGCGCGTTGCGCGCACCGACGCACAGCAGCGCACGCTCCTGCTCAACACCTCGCGCATGACGGTGTTCCCAGACAAGGACTATGCGCAGACTGACCAACCCGTGAAGATCACCGAACCCAACGGTGTGACCACGGCAGTTGGCATGAAAGCGTATCTGAAAGACAGCCGGATGCTCCTGCTGTCCAACGTAAGAGGTCAGCATGAGGCTCGTTAA
- a CDS encoding KdsC family phosphatase gives MTADLLQRAKAVRLAVFDVDGVLTDGKLYFLPDGGEFKTFNTLDGQGIKMLMNSGVRTAIITGRSSPVVERRAKNLGINHLFQGREDKLVALDELLAELGLGYEEVAYLGDDLPDLPAIRRAGLGMAVASGDAFVRQHADGVTQARGGEGAAREFCELILRAQGNLEAAQNAYL, from the coding sequence ATGACCGCCGACCTGCTGCAACGCGCGAAAGCGGTCCGCCTGGCGGTGTTCGACGTCGATGGCGTGCTCACCGACGGCAAGCTCTACTTCCTGCCTGACGGCGGCGAGTTCAAGACGTTCAACACCCTGGACGGCCAGGGCATCAAGATGCTGATGAACTCCGGCGTGCGCACCGCGATCATCACCGGCCGTTCCAGCCCGGTGGTCGAGCGCCGGGCGAAGAACCTGGGCATCAACCACCTGTTCCAGGGCCGCGAAGACAAGCTGGTCGCCCTGGACGAGTTGCTCGCCGAACTGGGTCTAGGCTATGAAGAAGTCGCCTACCTGGGCGACGATCTACCCGACCTGCCGGCCATCCGCCGCGCCGGCCTGGGCATGGCGGTCGCCAGCGGCGATGCGTTCGTGCGCCAGCATGCCGACGGCGTGACCCAGGCCCGTGGCGGCGAAGGCGCCGCCCGCGAGTTCTGCGAACTGATCCTGCGCGCCCAGGGCAACCTCGAAGCTGCCCAGAACGCGTACCTCTAG
- a CDS encoding KpsF/GutQ family sugar-phosphate isomerase, producing MSQKHDFIQSAQRTIRLERDSVDALLPRIGADFSLACELLLACKGRVVVVGMGKSGHIARKIAATLASTGTPSFFVHPAEASHGDMGMITKDDVVLALSNSGSTAEIVTLLPLIKRLGITLISMTGNAESPLAKAAAVNLDASVEHEACSLNLAPTSSTTVSLVIGDALAIALLEARGFTAEDFAFSHPGGALGRRLLLKVENIMHVGEALPQVSPGTSLSGALLEMTRKGLGMTVILGEDGRLAGVFTDGDLRRTLDKGLDVRQVTIDQVMTVHGKTARPDMLAAEALKIMDDHKINVLVVVDDKDHPVGVLHVHDLTRAGVI from the coding sequence ATGAGCCAGAAACACGATTTCATCCAGTCGGCACAACGCACCATCCGCCTCGAGCGTGACTCGGTAGACGCTCTGCTGCCGCGCATCGGCGCCGATTTCTCCCTGGCCTGCGAACTGCTGCTGGCCTGCAAGGGCCGCGTGGTCGTGGTCGGCATGGGCAAATCCGGGCACATCGCCCGCAAGATCGCCGCCACCCTGGCCAGCACCGGCACGCCGTCCTTCTTCGTCCATCCGGCCGAAGCCAGCCACGGCGACATGGGCATGATCACCAAGGACGACGTCGTCCTGGCTCTGTCCAACTCCGGTTCCACCGCCGAAATCGTCACCCTGCTGCCGCTGATCAAGCGCCTGGGCATCACCCTGATCAGCATGACCGGCAACGCCGAATCGCCGCTGGCCAAGGCCGCCGCGGTCAACCTGGATGCCAGCGTCGAGCACGAAGCCTGCTCGCTGAACCTGGCGCCGACCTCCTCCACCACGGTTTCCCTGGTGATCGGCGACGCGCTCGCCATCGCCCTGCTGGAAGCCCGCGGCTTCACCGCCGAAGACTTCGCTTTCTCGCATCCGGGCGGCGCACTGGGTCGTCGATTGTTGCTGAAAGTGGAAAACATCATGCACGTGGGTGAAGCATTGCCGCAGGTTTCCCCGGGCACGTCGCTCAGCGGCGCCCTGCTGGAAATGACCCGCAAGGGCTTGGGCATGACCGTCATCCTGGGCGAAGACGGCCGTCTGGCCGGGGTCTTCACCGACGGCGACCTGCGCCGCACCCTCGACAAGGGCCTGGACGTGCGCCAGGTGACCATCGACCAGGTGATGACCGTGCACGGCAAGACCGCGCGCCCGGACATGCTCGCCGCCGAAGCCCTGAAGATCATGGACGACCACAAGATCAACGTGCTCGTGGTGGTCGACGACAAGGATCATCCGGTCGGCGTCCTCCACGTCCACGACCTGACCCGCGCGGGGGTCATCTGA
- the hpf gene encoding ribosome hibernation-promoting factor, HPF/YfiA family encodes MQVNISGHQLDVTDALRDYVGEKLGRLERHFDKITNVQVIMEVEKLKQKIEATLHIAGGEVVACAEHEDMYAAIDLLTDKLDRQLIKHKEKYLERQQGVGVR; translated from the coding sequence ATGCAAGTCAACATCAGTGGACATCAACTGGATGTGACCGACGCCCTGCGCGACTATGTCGGCGAGAAACTTGGCCGGCTGGAGCGCCACTTCGACAAGATCACCAATGTTCAGGTCATCATGGAGGTCGAGAAACTGAAGCAGAAAATTGAAGCCACCCTCCACATCGCCGGAGGCGAAGTGGTGGCCTGCGCCGAACATGAAGACATGTACGCGGCCATCGACCTGCTCACCGACAAGCTCGACCGCCAACTGATCAAGCACAAGGAAAAATACCTCGAACGCCAGCAAGGTGTGGGCGTTCGTTAA
- the ptsN gene encoding PTS IIA-like nitrogen regulatory protein PtsN, whose translation MIRLEQILTPGRSLVNVPGGSKKRVLEQIANLVARELPGFDSQDIFDSLVARERLGSTGFGNGIAIPHCRLPGCQSPISAILHLDHPVDFDALDGAPVDLVFVLLVPEAATEEHLELLRQIASMLDRSDVRDRLRHAANGEDLYRIVVDFQNNGH comes from the coding sequence ATGATCCGACTTGAGCAAATCCTGACCCCCGGCCGTTCCCTCGTGAACGTGCCGGGCGGCAGCAAGAAACGTGTCCTCGAACAAATCGCCAACCTGGTGGCGCGCGAGCTGCCGGGCTTCGATTCCCAAGACATCTTCGACAGCCTGGTGGCCCGGGAACGCCTGGGCTCCACCGGCTTCGGCAATGGCATCGCCATTCCCCACTGCCGTCTCCCCGGCTGCCAGTCGCCCATCAGCGCCATCCTCCACCTTGACCACCCGGTAGACTTCGACGCCCTCGACGGCGCGCCGGTGGACCTGGTGTTCGTGCTGCTGGTACCCGAAGCGGCCACCGAGGAGCACCTGGAACTACTGCGGCAGATCGCCTCCATGCTCGACCGCTCCGACGTCCGCGACCGCCTGCGTCACGCCGCCAACGGCGAGGACCTGTACCGGATCGTCGTGGACTTCCAGAACAACGGGCACTGA
- the mlaE gene encoding lipid asymmetry maintenance ABC transporter permease subunit MlaE, whose product MRKTSPLERVRLLGRAGLDVLESLGRSSLFLVHAIFGRRVHSGAFQLLVKQLYSVGVLSLAIIVVSGLFIGMVLALQGYNILASYGSEQAVGQMVALTLLRELGPVVTGLLFAGRAGSALTAEIGNMKSTEQLSSLEMIGVDPLKYIIAPRLWAGFISMPLLAAIFSVVGIWGGALVAVDWLGVYDGSYWSNMQNSVQFTKDILNGVIKSVVFAFVVTWIAVFQGYDCEPTSEGISRATTRTVVYASLAVLGLDFILTALMFGDF is encoded by the coding sequence ATGCGCAAGACTTCACCGCTCGAGCGCGTTCGCCTGCTCGGGCGCGCGGGCCTCGATGTCCTCGAGTCGCTGGGCCGTTCGAGCCTGTTCCTGGTGCATGCCATCTTCGGCCGCCGCGTACACAGCGGCGCCTTCCAGTTGCTGGTCAAGCAGCTGTATTCGGTGGGCGTGCTGTCCCTGGCGATCATCGTCGTCTCCGGGCTGTTCATCGGCATGGTGCTGGCCCTGCAGGGCTACAACATCCTGGCGAGCTACGGTTCCGAGCAGGCGGTTGGCCAGATGGTGGCGCTGACGCTGTTGCGTGAACTGGGGCCGGTGGTGACCGGTCTGTTGTTCGCAGGGCGTGCCGGTTCTGCGCTGACCGCCGAGATCGGCAACATGAAATCCACGGAGCAGCTGTCCAGCCTGGAGATGATCGGCGTCGACCCGCTCAAGTACATCATCGCGCCGCGCCTGTGGGCCGGCTTCATCTCGATGCCGCTGCTGGCAGCTATCTTCAGTGTCGTCGGCATCTGGGGCGGAGCCCTGGTCGCCGTGGACTGGCTGGGTGTGTATGACGGTTCGTACTGGTCGAACATGCAGAACAGCGTGCAGTTCACCAAGGACATTCTCAATGGCGTGATCAAGAGCGTGGTGTTCGCCTTCGTCGTGACCTGGATCGCCGTGTTCCAGGGGTATGACTGCGAACCCACCTCCGAAGGGATCAGCCGCGCCACCACCCGTACCGTTGTGTATGCCTCCCTGGCCGTGCTGGGGCTGGACTTCATCCTGACCGCCTTGATGTTTGGAGACTTCTGA